AATGGCCTGTTACGAATTATAGATTATAAGACAGGAAACGTAGCTTCTGGTCAAGTCGAGATCGTTGATTGGGAGGATATATTAACCGACTACAAAAAATATAGTAAAAGCTTTCAAGTGCTTACCTACGCTTACATGATGCAAGCATCAAAAGGTTTAATCTTTCCAATAGAAGCCGGTATTGTTTCCTTTAAGAACTTAAGCTCGGGATTTTTAAAATTTGCAAAAAAAGAATCCCCCAGAAGTCGGAAAAAAGACGCTCTCATTACACAAGAAACCCTTGAAAAGTTTGAGCTTGAGCTAAAAAAACTAATTATTGAAATTTGCAATTCGGATGAAGATTTCATTGAAAAAGAAATTTAAACTATGACTATTTCAAAAAACATTATCATACAAGGAAAACATAACAAGCCTATTTTAACCGATGTGTTTTTTACTAAAACCCAAACCGTAAAACCCATTATTATTTTCTGCCACGGCTACAAAGGGTTTAAAGATTGGGGTGCTTGGGATATTATGGCGAAAACCTTTGCTGAAGCAGGGTTTTTCTTTATAAAATTCAATTTTTCGCATAATGGAGGCACTGCAGAACAACCCATTGATTTTCCCGATTTAGAAGCCTTCGGAAACAATAATTACACAAAAGAACTCGACGATTTACAAACTGTTATTAATTGGACTTTTGATAGTTTTGAATTTCAAGATGAGGCCGACACCAATAACATCAGCCTTTTTGGCCATAGCCGCGCAGGTGGAATCGTAACTATAAAAGCCGAAGAAGAACATCGAATTAAACAGGTTGTAAGTTTGGCTGGCGTTTCAAATTTTGGCACCAGAGCACCTATTTTAGGAAACGCAGCCACTTGGAAAAAAGAAGGCGTAAAATACGTTTTAAACGGACGGACAAAACAACAAATGCCTCATTATTATCAGTTTTACGAGAATTTTATTACCAATAAAGACCGACTTAACATTAAACGAGCGGTTTCTAATTTAAAAATACCTTACCTCATTGTTCATGGCAGTGAAGACCCCACGGTTAAGGTTGAAGAAGCAAAAAATTTACATGATTGGCAGCCCAACAGTTCACTTAAAATCATTGAAGGTGCTAACCATGTTTTTGGGGCTTCACACCCCTACCTAAAAGACAAATTACCAAAACATTTAAAACAAGCTGTAAACACAATAATTTCTTTTTTAACTTAATAGGGTTAATTTTAACAACCTACTTACACACAGACTAACTCTATTTTGACTAATTCTGAATTGGCTAGCACTCTCCTTTAATAGGTTTAAAATTGATATCTTTAAACAACCCATTTATTGCCCAAGACACATCTAAAATTTCGAAATGCCTACGCTAGAAAATGAACAAACTGCATTTAGAACTTAGTAAAATCCATCATTCTCGAAAAGCCCGAAGAATTGAGCAAATACTCAAAAAAGAAAAAGGCATTAATAGCGTGTCTGTTTCGGCTT
This genomic stretch from Flavobacteriaceae bacterium GSB9 harbors:
- a CDS encoding alpha/beta hydrolase, yielding MTISKNIIIQGKHNKPILTDVFFTKTQTVKPIIIFCHGYKGFKDWGAWDIMAKTFAEAGFFFIKFNFSHNGGTAEQPIDFPDLEAFGNNNYTKELDDLQTVINWTFDSFEFQDEADTNNISLFGHSRAGGIVTIKAEEEHRIKQVVSLAGVSNFGTRAPILGNAATWKKEGVKYVLNGRTKQQMPHYYQFYENFITNKDRLNIKRAVSNLKIPYLIVHGSEDPTVKVEEAKNLHDWQPNSSLKIIEGANHVFGASHPYLKDKLPKHLKQAVNTIISFLT